Proteins co-encoded in one Jeotgalibacillus malaysiensis genomic window:
- a CDS encoding membrane protein translates to MEGFWQHPLIETAGYFSVVVVCMIVFLSIFELVTKYKNWEEIKNGNISVAMATGGKVFGIANIFRSSISQHDTLLTMMGWGLFGFVLLLIAYFIFEFLTPGFKVDEEIKADNRAVGLISMLISIGLSYVIGASIN, encoded by the coding sequence ATGGAAGGGTTCTGGCAGCATCCCCTGATAGAAACAGCTGGATACTTTAGTGTGGTAGTCGTTTGTATGATCGTATTTCTATCGATTTTTGAATTGGTGACAAAGTATAAAAACTGGGAAGAGATCAAAAATGGAAATATCTCTGTCGCAATGGCAACCGGGGGAAAGGTGTTTGGGATTGCGAATATTTTCCGCAGTTCTATTAGTCAGCACGATACCTTGTTAACCATGATGGGATGGGGGTTATTTGGATTTGTTCTCCTGCTTATTGCCTATTTCATTTTTGAATTTCTGACACCAGGATTTAAAGTCGATGAAGAAATAAAAGCCGATAACAGGGCGGTCGGGTTAATTTCAATGCTGATTTCAATCGGACTGTCATATGTGATCGGAGCGAGTATAAACTAG
- a CDS encoding DNA mismatch repair protein MutS, whose amino-acid sequence MKKSIKTLEFNKIKSLVMEHAASSLGSMRIEKMEPSFSLEEVQRLQDETDEAASILRVKGGMPLGGIFDIRPHIKRSQIGGMLSAAELIQVASTIRAGKNIRNFIEDLHEEREISIPIITEKKEMLAILTPLEHQIFDSIDESGEVLDSASIELRAIRQRIRTSESRVREKLESAIRSKNAATMLSDAVITIRNDRYVIPVKQEYRSHYGGIVHDQSSSGQTLFIEPASIVQFNNQLREQRLKEQEEIEKILIALSLEVQQEAESLLLTVDILADLDFMFSKAKYGRTIKATKPEVNNKGIIKLNKARHPLLPMDEAVANDIYLGDEFSTIVITGPNTGGKTVTLKTIGLCTLMAQAGLPIPVLDGSQIAVFQSVHADIGDEQSIEQSLSTFSSHMVNIVEILKQADSESLVLFDELGAGTDPQEGAALAISILDEVHGIGARVVATTHYPELKAYGYNRDGVINASVEFDVETLSPTYRLLIGVPGRSNAFDISKRLGLSDHVIEHAKSFVGTDSKAVEAMIASLETSRRSAETDYEEAHELLKDAEKIHRDLQKQMAEYYAKKDDMMEKAKVKAQEIVEKSKAEAEEVMSELRQLRFEKQADVKEHELIDARKRLDEAAPKSSAKKKQPKSKTERTLQPGDEVNVLSFGQKGTLIKKTDDKEWAVQMGILKMKVNEADLEFIKGEKKPDPKPLATVKGKDFHVSLELDLRGERFENALLRVDKYIDDALLAGYPRVSIIHGKGTGALRSGVQEKLKNHPSVKKVRLGEDGEGGSGVTVVEFK is encoded by the coding sequence TTGAAAAAATCGATTAAAACACTTGAATTTAATAAAATTAAGAGCCTGGTAATGGAGCATGCAGCTTCATCTCTTGGATCAATGAGAATTGAGAAAATGGAGCCTTCATTTTCACTGGAGGAAGTTCAAAGACTTCAAGACGAGACAGATGAAGCAGCATCGATCTTAAGAGTAAAAGGCGGGATGCCGCTCGGGGGGATATTTGATATCAGACCGCATATTAAACGGTCCCAGATTGGCGGTATGTTAAGTGCTGCAGAACTGATACAGGTAGCAAGTACAATCAGAGCGGGTAAAAATATCAGAAATTTTATAGAGGATCTTCATGAAGAGCGTGAAATCTCTATCCCGATTATTACTGAGAAGAAAGAAATGCTTGCCATTCTTACACCGCTTGAGCATCAGATTTTTGATTCAATTGATGAGAGCGGGGAAGTACTTGATTCAGCAAGCATAGAATTGCGCGCAATCCGTCAGCGAATCAGAACGAGTGAGAGCAGAGTAAGGGAGAAGCTTGAGAGTGCGATCCGTTCCAAAAATGCTGCTACCATGCTTTCTGATGCGGTTATCACAATCCGTAATGATCGCTATGTCATTCCTGTGAAACAGGAGTATAGAAGCCATTACGGCGGAATTGTACATGATCAGTCATCCTCCGGTCAGACATTATTTATTGAACCGGCATCTATTGTACAGTTCAATAATCAGCTGAGAGAACAGCGTCTGAAAGAACAGGAGGAAATTGAGAAAATTCTTATTGCACTTTCACTTGAAGTGCAGCAGGAAGCAGAAAGTCTGCTGCTGACAGTTGATATTCTTGCAGACCTTGATTTCATGTTCTCTAAAGCAAAATACGGCCGTACAATTAAAGCGACAAAGCCTGAAGTGAACAACAAGGGAATCATCAAACTTAATAAGGCCCGTCATCCGCTGCTGCCTATGGATGAGGCGGTTGCTAATGATATATACCTGGGTGATGAGTTCTCAACCATTGTGATTACAGGTCCAAATACAGGTGGTAAAACTGTTACATTGAAAACAATCGGGTTATGCACATTGATGGCTCAGGCAGGGCTGCCGATTCCAGTGCTTGATGGCTCTCAGATCGCTGTATTCCAGTCCGTACATGCAGATATTGGTGATGAACAGTCCATTGAACAGAGTCTGAGTACTTTCTCATCTCATATGGTTAATATCGTAGAGATCCTGAAACAGGCTGATAGTGAAAGTCTGGTTTTATTTGATGAGCTAGGCGCAGGTACTGATCCGCAGGAGGGTGCTGCACTTGCGATTTCAATCCTCGATGAAGTGCATGGTATAGGAGCAAGGGTTGTTGCAACAACTCACTATCCTGAACTAAAGGCTTATGGCTATAATCGGGATGGTGTCATTAATGCCAGTGTTGAATTTGATGTCGAGACACTGAGTCCGACATACAGACTGTTGATCGGTGTACCGGGACGCAGTAATGCATTTGATATTTCAAAGCGCCTCGGTTTAAGTGATCACGTAATTGAGCATGCAAAATCCTTTGTCGGAACCGATAGTAAAGCGGTTGAAGCAATGATTGCTTCACTTGAGACCAGCAGAAGAAGTGCTGAAACAGATTACGAGGAAGCGCACGAACTGCTGAAGGATGCTGAAAAAATTCATCGTGACTTGCAAAAACAGATGGCTGAATACTATGCAAAAAAAGACGATATGATGGAAAAAGCAAAAGTAAAAGCGCAGGAAATTGTCGAAAAGTCTAAAGCAGAAGCAGAGGAAGTAATGTCAGAGCTTAGACAGCTGAGATTTGAAAAGCAGGCTGATGTAAAGGAACATGAGCTCATTGATGCACGTAAGCGTCTTGATGAAGCTGCTCCAAAATCATCTGCTAAGAAAAAACAGCCAAAGTCAAAAACCGAACGTACGCTCCAACCCGGAGATGAAGTAAATGTTCTCAGCTTTGGTCAAAAAGGTACATTAATTAAAAAGACAGATGATAAAGAATGGGCCGTTCAGATGGGGATTTTGAAAATGAAAGTGAACGAGGCGGATCTTGAGTTCATTAAGGGCGAGAAAAAACCGGATCCAAAACCGCTTGCGACTGTAAAAGGAAAAGATTTTCATGTCAGTCTGGAGCTGGATCTGCGCGGCGAAAGATTTGAAAATGCACTGCTTCGTGTTGATAAATATATTGATGATGCTTTGCTTGCAGGATATCCCCGCGTGTCAATCATTCATGGTAAAGGTACAGGCGCTCTCAGATCAGGCGTTCAGGAAAAATTAAAAAATCACCCTTCAGTAAAAAAAGTCCGGCTCGGTGAAGATGGTGAGGGGGGCAGCGGTGTAACCGTTGTTGAGTTCAAATAA
- a CDS encoding membrane protein: protein MLDLLLFILLLAGFLIGLRRGFILQLIHMVGFIISFFLAYRYYEQLAPNLVLWVPYPAFDTDSSLSLIAESVNLEDSYYRIIAFAIIFFAAKIVMQLIGSMFDSVAQFPMLRPLNIAGGGLMGFIEMYIVLFVLIYIAAMIPMGIIQNTLADSWIAAMILEHTPVFSEQVKDWWLETQSSSS, encoded by the coding sequence ATGCTGGATTTGCTGTTATTCATTTTGCTTTTGGCCGGTTTCCTGATCGGACTGCGCCGCGGTTTTATTTTACAACTGATTCATATGGTTGGATTTATTATTTCATTTTTCCTCGCATACAGGTACTATGAGCAGTTAGCGCCAAATCTGGTGCTGTGGGTACCTTATCCTGCCTTTGATACTGATTCAAGCCTCAGCTTAATCGCCGAATCAGTGAACCTTGAGGATTCTTATTATAGAATCATCGCTTTTGCTATAATTTTCTTTGCTGCAAAAATAGTGATGCAGCTGATTGGATCAATGTTTGATTCTGTTGCCCAGTTTCCAATGCTCCGTCCGTTGAACATCGCAGGTGGAGGGCTGATGGGCTTTATCGAAATGTATATTGTATTATTTGTCCTGATCTATATCGCAGCAATGATTCCAATGGGGATCATACAAAATACATTAGCTGATTCCTGGATTGCAGCAATGATTCTTGAACATACACCCGTGTTTTCAGAACAAGTGAAAGACTGGTGGCTGGAAACACAATCGTCATCGTCTTAA
- a CDS encoding cell division protein ZapA, protein MGAAALSNNRKNRTSVDIYGQSYSIVGSESTSHIRLVASMVDDKMREISSVNPALDTSKLAVLTAVNAVHDYLKLKEEMEELEKELKKLRD, encoded by the coding sequence ATGGGGGCAGCTGCGTTGTCGAACAATCGTAAAAATCGCACAAGTGTTGACATCTATGGACAATCTTACTCCATCGTAGGCAGTGAGTCCACGTCTCATATCAGACTTGTTGCCTCAATGGTAGATGATAAAATGAGAGAGATCAGCTCGGTTAATCCGGCGCTTGATACATCTAAGCTGGCTGTACTGACAGCTGTTAATGCAGTACATGATTATCTGAAGTTAAAAGAAGAAATGGAAGAACTCGAGAAAGAATTAAAAAAATTAAGGGATTGA
- a CDS encoding ribonuclease HIII yields MANAVLTLPISTINEMKVHYQSFLKPSPPAGALFAAKGPTYSITAYKSGKVLFQGQSGEREAAKWGTAEQKTKKVSAPSNHSLPHNIAEMSIIGTDEVGTGDYFGPITVVAAYVSKDQLSLLKELGVKDSKHLTDETIVKIAKDLIHTIPYSLLTLPNEKYNAKQQQGWTQGKIKAVLHNQAIIHLRKKIAPVAPECVLIDQFAEEKVYYRHISGEKAIYKENVYFSTKAEGIHLAVAAASIIARYAFIKAMDELSEEAGFTLPKGAGAKVDQAAARLIRSKGESSLNHFTKMHFANTVKAKKLV; encoded by the coding sequence ATGGCAAATGCAGTCTTAACTTTACCAATTTCAACAATCAATGAAATGAAAGTACATTATCAATCTTTTTTAAAGCCAAGCCCTCCGGCAGGGGCACTTTTTGCTGCTAAGGGTCCTACTTATTCAATTACGGCTTACAAGTCAGGGAAAGTACTGTTTCAGGGACAAAGCGGTGAGCGGGAAGCTGCCAAGTGGGGTACTGCAGAACAGAAGACAAAGAAGGTTTCTGCTCCATCTAACCATAGTCTGCCTCATAATATTGCTGAAATGTCTATTATCGGTACTGATGAAGTAGGGACAGGAGATTATTTCGGTCCCATCACCGTTGTCGCTGCCTACGTGTCTAAAGATCAGCTCAGTCTTCTAAAAGAGCTGGGAGTAAAAGATTCAAAGCATTTGACAGATGAAACAATCGTGAAAATCGCTAAGGACCTGATTCATACAATCCCATACAGCCTGCTCACATTACCAAATGAAAAGTATAACGCAAAACAGCAGCAGGGCTGGACGCAGGGGAAAATAAAAGCCGTCCTGCATAATCAGGCGATCATCCACTTAAGAAAAAAAATCGCACCCGTTGCACCTGAATGCGTACTGATAGACCAATTTGCAGAAGAAAAAGTGTATTACCGACATATCAGCGGCGAAAAAGCGATCTACAAAGAAAATGTCTACTTCAGCACGAAAGCAGAAGGCATACATCTAGCAGTAGCAGCAGCTTCCATTATTGCAAGATACGCATTTATAAAAGCAATGGACGAGCTGAGTGAGGAAGCCGGCTTCACTCTACCTAAAGGAGCTGGCGCTAAAGTTGACCAGGCAGCAGCCAGACTAATCCGCTCAAAAGGTGAAAGCAGCTTAAATCACTTTACTAAGATGCATTTTGCGAATACGGTGAAAGCGAAGAAGCTTGTGTAG
- a CDS encoding phenylalanyl-tRNA synthase subunit beta, whose product MFVSYKWLEEYIDLSGVTPDELAEKITRSGIEVEGVEIPANGIENVVIGHVVSCEKHPEADKLNICQVDVGEEENVQIICGAPNVAAGQKVAVAKVGAVLPGNFKIKKAKLRGEASHGMICSLQELGVEAKLVEKKYAEGIFNFPQNAEVGADALEALMLDDAVLELGLTPNRADAMSMIGVAYETGAILDRPVKLPDLSYETVDERAEDAIKVRVEAVDENPIYLAKVVKDVKVGESPQWMKNRLVAAGIRPHNNVVDITNYILIEYGQPLHAFDLDQIKTGEIVIRLAKQGEKIKTLDEAERSLSENHLVITNGEVPMAIAGVMGGYDSEVTDQTVNVVIESAYFAPSSVRQTSKEIGLRSEASSRFEKGVDPKRAALAAERAAQLLSLYAGGKVLSGTSAADHMVIQEKEISITLEKINRVTGTELTEETVLDIFRRLQIDASASEGLITVLAPTRRGDLEIEEDLIEEVARLYGYDNIPMTLPVHETNPGGLSPRQQKRRLIRQTMEGAGLVQAVTYSLTNQQKVTEFALDVKTPVELMMPMSEERSQLRQSIIPQLLESVSYNSARQKESSAFYETGSVFLAEGSELPNEEEHLAGALTGLWQLHPWQGEKKQVDFYVAKGILDALWEKLGISSDIRYEAAKMDHMHPGRTAAVFYKDQQIGIVGQVHPVKAKELDLKETYVFEIKLEDIYGNETAPLKYSAIPRYPSISRDIALVTDRDVAAGTLEAIIKEAGGKLLKNVQIFDLYQGDKMEEGKKSLAFSLTYMDPERTLTDEEVVKAHNKVLDAVKEKTGAELRS is encoded by the coding sequence ATGTTTGTATCTTATAAATGGCTTGAAGAATATATCGATTTATCCGGCGTGACGCCTGATGAACTTGCTGAAAAAATTACCCGTTCAGGAATTGAAGTAGAAGGTGTTGAGATTCCTGCAAATGGTATTGAAAACGTAGTGATCGGACACGTTGTATCATGTGAAAAACACCCTGAAGCTGATAAGTTAAATATTTGTCAGGTGGATGTTGGTGAAGAAGAAAATGTACAGATTATCTGTGGTGCACCAAATGTTGCAGCAGGTCAGAAAGTAGCTGTTGCAAAGGTTGGCGCGGTGCTGCCGGGTAACTTTAAAATTAAAAAAGCAAAACTCCGCGGAGAAGCTTCTCACGGAATGATCTGTTCACTGCAGGAGCTTGGTGTTGAAGCGAAGCTCGTTGAGAAAAAGTACGCGGAAGGTATTTTTAATTTCCCTCAAAATGCAGAAGTCGGTGCAGATGCACTTGAAGCACTAATGCTTGATGATGCAGTGCTTGAGCTTGGCCTGACACCTAACCGTGCAGATGCAATGAGCATGATTGGCGTCGCTTATGAAACTGGTGCAATTTTAGACCGTCCTGTAAAGCTTCCGGATCTCAGCTATGAGACAGTAGACGAGCGTGCAGAAGATGCAATTAAGGTGCGTGTTGAAGCAGTGGATGAAAATCCAATCTACCTTGCGAAAGTCGTGAAGGATGTAAAAGTCGGTGAATCCCCGCAGTGGATGAAAAACCGTCTTGTTGCTGCAGGGATCAGACCGCATAACAATGTAGTCGATATTACGAACTACATTTTAATTGAATACGGTCAGCCGCTCCATGCATTTGACCTGGATCAGATCAAAACAGGTGAAATTGTGATTCGCCTTGCAAAACAGGGTGAAAAGATCAAAACACTTGATGAAGCTGAAAGAAGCTTGAGCGAAAATCATCTTGTCATCACAAACGGCGAAGTACCAATGGCAATTGCCGGTGTGATGGGTGGATATGATAGTGAAGTAACGGATCAGACAGTTAATGTCGTGATTGAATCAGCTTATTTCGCGCCATCATCAGTCCGTCAGACATCAAAAGAAATCGGCCTGCGCAGTGAAGCAAGCTCACGTTTTGAAAAAGGCGTTGACCCGAAACGTGCGGCACTTGCCGCAGAGCGTGCAGCACAGCTGTTATCACTTTATGCAGGTGGAAAAGTACTCTCAGGTACTTCAGCAGCGGACCATATGGTTATTCAGGAAAAGGAAATCTCAATCACACTTGAAAAAATCAACCGTGTGACAGGTACAGAGCTGACGGAAGAAACAGTACTGGATATTTTCCGCAGATTACAAATTGATGCGTCAGCAAGCGAAGGTCTCATTACCGTTTTAGCTCCAACCAGACGCGGAGATCTTGAAATTGAAGAGGACCTGATTGAGGAAGTTGCACGTCTATATGGTTATGACAATATCCCAATGACACTACCAGTACATGAAACGAACCCGGGCGGCTTATCACCACGCCAGCAAAAACGCCGTCTGATCCGTCAGACAATGGAAGGCGCAGGACTTGTGCAGGCCGTAACGTACTCATTAACGAATCAGCAGAAAGTCACTGAATTCGCACTTGATGTAAAAACACCGGTTGAGCTGATGATGCCGATGAGTGAAGAAAGAAGTCAGCTCAGACAAAGTATCATTCCTCAGCTGCTTGAAAGTGTTTCTTATAACAGCGCAAGACAAAAAGAATCTTCAGCATTTTATGAGACAGGATCAGTATTCCTTGCTGAAGGGTCAGAGCTTCCGAACGAAGAAGAACATCTTGCAGGTGCACTGACAGGTCTTTGGCAGCTGCATCCATGGCAGGGCGAAAAAAAACAGGTTGATTTCTATGTAGCAAAAGGGATCCTTGACGCGCTGTGGGAAAAACTTGGGATCAGCAGTGATATCCGTTACGAAGCAGCTAAAATGGACCATATGCACCCGGGCAGAACGGCTGCTGTATTCTATAAAGATCAGCAGATCGGTATTGTGGGTCAGGTTCATCCTGTAAAAGCAAAAGAGCTTGATCTGAAAGAAACGTACGTATTTGAAATCAAGCTTGAAGACATCTATGGTAATGAAACGGCGCCTCTTAAATATAGTGCGATCCCTAGATATCCTTCAATCTCAAGAGATATCGCACTTGTAACAGACAGAGACGTTGCTGCAGGAACCCTCGAAGCCATCATTAAAGAAGCTGGTGGCAAACTGCTGAAAAACGTACAGATATTCGACCTGTACCAGGGAGATAAAATGGAAGAGGGCAAAAAATCCCTCGCATTCTCACTAACGTACATGGACCCTGAACGTACGCTGACAGATGAAGAAGTTGTTAAAGCACACAATAAAGTGCTTGATGCAGTAAAAGAAAAAACCGGCGCAGAATTGCGTTCGTAA
- a CDS encoding phenylalanyl-tRNA synthase subunit alpha, translated as MEQRLQELKQEALEKVQHASDLKELNDVRVAYLGKKGPITEVLKGMGKLSAEERPKMGALANEVRDSITNSIEEKQEGLEKEAVEKQLAEESIDVTLPGRPVPAGHAHPLTQVIEEIEDLFISMGYTVEEGPEVEKDYYNFEALNLPKGHPARDMQDSFYITEDVLLRTHTSPVQARTMERHAGKGPVKIICPGKVYRRDNDDATHSHQFMQIEGLVVDENIRMSDLKGTLNVFAKKMFGEDREIRLRPSFFPFTEPSVEMDISCKICGGKGCSVCKGTGWIEILGAGMVHPNVLKMAGFDPEKYTGFAFGMGPERIAMLKYGIDDIRHFYTNDDRFLKQFARKEIR; from the coding sequence ATGGAACAACGATTACAGGAATTAAAGCAGGAAGCACTTGAAAAAGTTCAGCATGCCAGTGATTTAAAAGAATTAAATGATGTCAGAGTCGCTTATCTCGGTAAAAAAGGACCGATCACTGAAGTCTTAAAAGGGATGGGGAAACTCTCTGCTGAAGAACGCCCGAAAATGGGTGCGCTAGCAAATGAAGTACGTGACAGCATTACAAATTCAATTGAAGAAAAGCAGGAAGGTCTTGAAAAGGAAGCAGTTGAAAAGCAGCTGGCTGAAGAGTCAATTGACGTAACGCTTCCTGGGCGCCCGGTGCCGGCAGGCCATGCACACCCGCTGACACAAGTCATTGAGGAAATTGAAGACCTGTTTATTTCGATGGGTTACACAGTTGAAGAGGGCCCGGAAGTTGAAAAGGATTACTACAACTTCGAAGCGCTTAACCTGCCAAAAGGTCACCCGGCACGCGATATGCAGGATTCATTTTACATCACAGAAGACGTTCTGCTCAGAACACATACATCACCGGTGCAGGCAAGAACAATGGAGCGTCATGCAGGTAAAGGTCCTGTGAAAATTATCTGCCCTGGTAAAGTGTATCGCCGCGATAACGATGATGCAACGCACTCTCATCAGTTCATGCAGATTGAAGGGCTAGTGGTGGATGAAAATATCCGTATGAGTGATTTGAAAGGAACGCTTAACGTTTTTGCTAAGAAAATGTTCGGTGAAGACCGTGAAATCAGATTGCGTCCAAGTTTTTTCCCATTTACAGAGCCTTCAGTTGAAATGGATATTTCATGTAAGATCTGTGGTGGAAAAGGCTGCAGCGTATGTAAAGGAACCGGCTGGATTGAAATCCTTGGAGCTGGAATGGTACATCCGAATGTACTCAAAATGGCTGGATTTGATCCTGAGAAATACACAGGGTTCGCATTTGGAATGGGACCTGAGCGGATTGCGATGCTGAAATATGGAATTGATGATATCCGTCATTTCTATACAAATGATGACCGTTTCTTAAAACAATTCGCCCGTAAAGAAATTCGCTAA
- a CDS encoding 23S rRNA methyltransferase, with product MIQSLQNTKVKEWKKLTTKKGRDKSGLFLVEGWHLTEEAIKADAVIEAIIKEGVELPSYMDAVEVHFVTEEISLALAETEHTQGVFAVCRQPEVQFESLQASNILMLDAIQDPGNIGTMIRTADAAGMDAVILGKGTADPYNAKVLRSAQGSHFHLPILKQDLFSSIEHCKESGIPVYGTSLQGAVTYKEAKAGEKFALIMGNEGAGVNNELLALTDQNLYIPIYGKSESLNVAIAAGILLYQLKGE from the coding sequence GTGATTCAATCACTGCAAAATACAAAGGTAAAAGAGTGGAAAAAGCTGACGACGAAAAAAGGCCGTGATAAAAGTGGCTTATTTCTTGTAGAAGGCTGGCATCTGACTGAAGAAGCGATCAAAGCAGATGCAGTGATCGAGGCGATCATAAAGGAAGGGGTTGAACTGCCTTCTTATATGGATGCAGTTGAGGTACATTTTGTCACAGAAGAGATTTCTTTAGCGCTGGCTGAGACGGAGCACACTCAAGGGGTTTTTGCTGTTTGCAGACAGCCGGAAGTACAATTTGAGTCATTACAGGCATCGAATATTCTGATGCTTGATGCGATTCAGGATCCCGGCAATATCGGAACGATGATCAGAACGGCTGACGCTGCGGGAATGGATGCAGTGATCCTTGGCAAAGGAACAGCCGATCCTTACAATGCGAAAGTGTTACGTTCAGCACAGGGCAGTCATTTTCACCTGCCAATATTAAAGCAGGATCTGTTTTCAAGTATAGAACACTGCAAAGAGAGTGGAATTCCTGTGTACGGGACTTCACTTCAGGGAGCTGTAACATACAAGGAAGCTAAAGCGGGTGAAAAGTTTGCGCTGATCATGGGGAATGAAGGAGCAGGCGTTAATAATGAACTGCTTGCGCTGACGGATCAGAACCTCTATATACCGATCTATGGCAAAAGCGAATCGCTCAACGTTGCGATTGCAGCGGGGATTCTGCTCTATCAGTTAAAAGGTGAATGA
- a CDS encoding small acid-soluble spore protein SspI: MNLNIRQTVMHNVKDNNIEQLQDTIVDSIQREEEQLLPGLGVLFEIIWKESAAEEQQRMLQTLENGLKH; the protein is encoded by the coding sequence ATGAACTTAAATATCAGACAAACAGTGATGCATAATGTGAAAGACAATAATATTGAACAATTACAGGATACGATTGTGGACTCGATTCAAAGAGAAGAAGAGCAGTTACTTCCGGGTCTAGGTGTATTGTTTGAGATCATCTGGAAAGAAAGCGCCGCTGAAGAACAGCAGCGCATGCTTCAAACGCTAGAAAACGGCTTAAAGCATTAA
- a CDS encoding peptidase M28 codes for MTKYDEQLTMLKDLTDAKGIPGNEREPREVMKKYISPFADEVTTDGIGSLIAKKSGEAGGPRVMVAGHLDEVGFMITQIDDKGFLKFQTVGGWWSQVMLAQRVTIVTKKGDITGVIGSKPPHILPPEARKKPVDIKDMFIDIGASSREEAVEWGVTPGDMAVPYFEFTVMNNDKMLLAKAWDNRIGCAIAIDVLRQLKGQEHPNEVFGVGTVQEEVGLRGARTAAAAVNPDIGIAVDVGIAGDTPGVTAKEASSKMGKGPQIILYDASMVGHKGLRDFITSIADEHGIPYQFDAIAGGGTDAGSIHLSATGAPSIAITVASRYIHSHAAMIHKDDYENAVKLIVEVVKKLDRDAVNTITFD; via the coding sequence ATGACAAAGTATGATGAGCAGCTGACAATGCTGAAAGATTTAACTGATGCTAAAGGAATTCCTGGTAACGAGCGTGAACCGAGAGAGGTTATGAAAAAATACATATCACCGTTTGCAGATGAAGTAACTACAGACGGTATTGGCAGTTTAATTGCTAAAAAATCAGGTGAAGCTGGCGGTCCTCGTGTAATGGTTGCCGGGCACCTTGATGAAGTAGGATTCATGATCACTCAGATCGATGATAAAGGTTTTCTTAAGTTCCAGACGGTTGGAGGCTGGTGGTCACAGGTAATGCTTGCGCAGCGTGTGACAATCGTGACGAAAAAAGGGGATATCACAGGTGTAATCGGTTCAAAACCGCCACACATTCTGCCTCCTGAAGCGCGTAAAAAGCCGGTTGATATTAAAGATATGTTCATTGATATCGGTGCTTCATCAAGAGAAGAGGCAGTCGAGTGGGGTGTTACACCTGGTGATATGGCTGTGCCTTATTTTGAATTCACGGTGATGAACAATGACAAGATGCTTTTGGCAAAAGCCTGGGATAACAGAATCGGCTGTGCCATTGCTATTGATGTATTAAGACAGCTGAAGGGTCAGGAGCACCCGAATGAAGTATTCGGCGTCGGTACTGTTCAGGAGGAAGTTGGTCTGCGCGGTGCACGCACAGCTGCAGCTGCTGTGAATCCTGATATCGGTATCGCAGTTGATGTAGGGATTGCAGGTGACACACCTGGTGTAACGGCCAAAGAAGCAAGCTCTAAAATGGGTAAGGGGCCTCAGATTATTCTTTATGATGCATCAATGGTTGGTCATAAAGGATTGAGAGACTTCATCACAAGTATCGCAGATGAGCACGGAATTCCTTATCAGTTCGATGCAATTGCAGGCGGAGGAACGGATGCAGGTTCAATCCATTTATCTGCAACCGGTGCACCTTCAATTGCGATTACAGTTGCGTCACGCTACATTCACTCACATGCAGCGATGATTCATAAAGATGATTATGAAAATGCAGTAAAACTGATCGTAGAAGTTGTTAAAAAACTTGACCGCGACGCAGTCAATACAATTACATTTGACTAA
- a CDS encoding sigma-w pathway protein ysdB, whose protein sequence is MILILLRVAITLLILYLLYKGIKYLFDPKRKLELAHEKEEYFFHDDARNPRKNFFITYKGVMFQGEKYLGEADKSFDVINIFVWPDDPSNLQGFRVEDFRFMETEIKSNYPHAKIDWKSPIRELLGKKS, encoded by the coding sequence ATGATCTTAATATTATTACGGGTAGCGATTACTTTATTAATCCTTTATTTACTATATAAAGGGATTAAATATTTATTTGATCCTAAACGAAAACTTGAACTGGCTCATGAAAAAGAAGAATATTTTTTCCACGACGATGCACGCAATCCGAGAAAAAACTTTTTTATTACGTATAAAGGGGTCATGTTTCAAGGGGAAAAATATCTCGGGGAAGCAGACAAATCCTTTGATGTCATTAATATTTTTGTCTGGCCGGATGATCCATCTAATCTTCAGGGCTTCAGAGTCGAAGATTTTCGCTTCATGGAAACTGAAATCAAAAGTAATTACCCTCATGCTAAAATTGACTGGAAAAGCCCGATCAGAGAACTTTTGGGTAAAAAAAGCTAA